The following coding sequences lie in one Sporichthyaceae bacterium genomic window:
- a CDS encoding acyl-CoA synthetase codes for MYPGAHCVEHPDKPAIVMTSGRVTTYAQLEERSARLAQALADLGLRQGDVIAMLTDNRPEAIELYWAALRGGFYLTAVNYNLSVDEAGYIVDDCDAKVLFVAAPLAEISTKIAARTPQMLHRFAIDGQIDEHGDYEDLVAGARGKLPIGPRGADMLYSSGTTGRPKGVKPPFLGIDIDQPGDPLTQMTGNFFGLSASDVYLSPAPIYHAAPLRWCGVVHAHGGTVVMMEKFGAEASLRAVAEHQVTVLQMVPTMFVRLLQLDDTTRTGPDLSSLRLAIHAAAPCPPDVKQAMIDWWGPILVEYYGATEGNGLTVIGSADWLKKPGSVGRSVLGPAHICADDGTELAVGEVGTVYFERPYVPFEYHKDPARSRAAQHPEHPTWTAVGDLGYLDEDGYLFLTDRKAFTIISGGVNIYPQEIENVLTMHPAVHDVAVIGVPDPDFGEAVKAVVQLREGIVGDDALAAALVEHVRGRIARFKVPRSVDFVADLPRTPTGKLLKGELKKQYLA; via the coding sequence ATGTACCCCGGAGCCCATTGCGTCGAGCACCCCGACAAGCCCGCGATCGTGATGACCAGCGGGCGGGTGACGACCTACGCGCAGCTCGAGGAGCGCTCGGCCCGCCTGGCCCAGGCGCTGGCTGATCTCGGGCTGCGCCAGGGCGACGTCATCGCGATGCTGACCGACAACCGCCCTGAGGCGATCGAGCTCTACTGGGCCGCGCTGCGGGGCGGTTTCTATCTCACCGCCGTCAACTACAACCTGTCCGTCGACGAGGCCGGTTACATCGTCGACGACTGCGACGCCAAGGTGCTGTTCGTCGCCGCGCCGCTCGCGGAGATCTCGACGAAGATCGCCGCCCGAACCCCGCAGATGCTTCACCGCTTCGCGATCGACGGGCAGATCGACGAGCACGGCGACTACGAGGACCTCGTCGCCGGCGCCCGGGGCAAGCTGCCGATCGGACCGCGCGGGGCCGACATGCTCTATTCCTCGGGCACCACCGGCCGGCCCAAGGGCGTCAAGCCGCCGTTCCTCGGCATCGACATCGACCAGCCGGGTGACCCGCTGACGCAGATGACCGGGAACTTCTTCGGCCTGTCGGCCTCGGACGTCTACCTCTCCCCCGCCCCGATCTACCACGCGGCACCGCTGCGCTGGTGCGGCGTCGTCCACGCCCACGGCGGAACCGTGGTGATGATGGAGAAATTCGGCGCCGAAGCTTCGCTGCGCGCAGTGGCCGAGCACCAGGTCACCGTGCTGCAGATGGTTCCCACGATGTTCGTCCGGCTGCTGCAACTCGACGACACGACCCGGACCGGCCCCGACCTGAGCAGTCTGCGTCTCGCGATCCACGCGGCGGCGCCCTGTCCACCGGACGTGAAGCAGGCGATGATCGACTGGTGGGGGCCGATCCTGGTCGAGTACTACGGCGCCACCGAGGGCAACGGGCTGACGGTGATCGGGTCGGCGGACTGGCTGAAGAAGCCGGGCTCGGTGGGCCGCAGTGTGCTCGGCCCGGCGCACATCTGCGCCGACGACGGCACCGAACTCGCCGTCGGTGAGGTCGGCACCGTGTACTTCGAGCGCCCCTACGTGCCGTTCGAATACCACAAGGACCCGGCCAGGAGCCGGGCCGCGCAGCACCCCGAACATCCGACCTGGACGGCGGTCGGCGACCTCGGTTACCTCGACGAGGACGGCTATCTGTTCCTCACCGACCGCAAGGCGTTCACGATCATCTCCGGCGGCGTGAACATTTATCCGCAGGAGATCGAGAACGTCCTGACGATGCACCCCGCGGTCCACGACGTCGCCGTGATCGGCGTCCCCGACCCGGACTTCGGCGAGGCGGTCAAGGCGGTGGTCCAACTGCGCGAGGGCATCGTCGGCGACGACGCGCTCGCCGCGGCGCTGGTCGAGCACGTCCGCGGGCGGATCGCGCGCTTCAAGGTGCCGCGCTCCGTCGACTTCGTCGCCGACCTGCCGCGCACGCCCACCGGGAAGCTGCTGAAGGGTGAGCTGAAGAAGCAGTACCTGGCCTGA